The Oryzias latipes chromosome 4, ASM223467v1 genome includes a window with the following:
- the LOC101172482 gene encoding methyl-CpG-binding domain protein 3 isoform X5 — protein MDKNEGEEQDEEQRQDRGEAGRLYSLCPSGKKFRSKPQLARYLGNQMDLSSFDFRTGKMLMSKLNKNRQRLRYDNNNQNKGKPDLNTSLPVRQTASIFKQPVTKVTNHPSNKVKTDPQKAVDQPRQLFWEKKLSGLNAYDIAEELVRTMELPKGLQGVGPGCTDKTLLSAIASALHTSAAPITGQLSAAVEKNPGVWLNTAQPLCKAFIVTDEDIRKQEELVYSVRKRLEEALMADMLAQVEEATQEGEPPKEEGNSSEDMETV, from the exons ATGGATAAAAACGA AGGAGAAGAACAAGATGAGGAGCAAAGGCAAGACAGGGGGGAGGCGGGTCGTTTGTATAGTTTGTG TCCATCTGGAAAGAAGTTTCGAAGTAAGCCTCAGCTGGCCCGTTACCTTGGTAACCAGATGGACCTCAGCTCCTTTGATTTCCGCACGGGGAAGATGCTGATGAGCAAGCTGAACAAAAACCGGCAGCGACTGCGATACGACAACAACAACCAGAACAAG GGCAAACCGGACCTCAACACCTCCCTCCCAGTCAGACAGACAGCCTCCATCTTCAAGCAGCCCGTTACCAAGGTTACCAACCACCCCAGCAACAAAGTGAAGACGGATCCTCAGAAAGCCGTGGACCAGCCTCGACAG CTGTTCTGGGAGAAGAAGCTCAGCGGCCTGAATGCGTACGACATCGCCGAGGAGCTGGTGCGGACGATGGAGCTGCCCAAAGGACTGCAAg GCGTGGGTCCCGGCTGCACGGATAAAACGCTGCTGTCGGCAATAGCCAGCGCACTCCACACCAGCGCCGCCCCCATCACCGGGCAGCTGTCTGCCGCCGTGGAGAAGAACCCGGGGGTGTGGCTTAACACCGCCCAGCCGCTGTGCAAGGCCTTCATCGTGACTGATGAGGACATCAG GAAGCAGGAGGAGCTGGTGTACAGCGTGAGGAAAAGGCTGGAGGAGGCGCTCATGGCTGACATGCTGGCCCAGGTGGAGGAGGCCACCCAGGAAGGAGAGCCCCCGAAGGAGGAGGGCAACAGCAGCGAGGACATGGAGACCGTATAG
- the LOC101172482 gene encoding methyl-CpG-binding domain protein 3 isoform X6, with protein sequence MDKNDRGEEQDEEQSPSGKKFRSKPQLARYLGNQMDLSSFDFRTGKMLMSKLNKNRQRLRYDNNNQNKGKPDLNTSLPVRQTASIFKQPVTKVTNHPSNKVKTDPQKAVDQPRQLFWEKKLSGLNAYDIAEELVRTMELPKGLQGVGPGCTDKTLLSAIASALHTSAAPITGQLSAAVEKNPGVWLNTAQPLCKAFIVTDEDIRKQEELVYSVRKRLEEALMADMLAQVEEATQEGEPPKEEGNSSEDMETV encoded by the exons ATGGATAAAAACGA CAGAGGAGAAGAACAAGATGAGGAGCAAAG TCCATCTGGAAAGAAGTTTCGAAGTAAGCCTCAGCTGGCCCGTTACCTTGGTAACCAGATGGACCTCAGCTCCTTTGATTTCCGCACGGGGAAGATGCTGATGAGCAAGCTGAACAAAAACCGGCAGCGACTGCGATACGACAACAACAACCAGAACAAG GGCAAACCGGACCTCAACACCTCCCTCCCAGTCAGACAGACAGCCTCCATCTTCAAGCAGCCCGTTACCAAGGTTACCAACCACCCCAGCAACAAAGTGAAGACGGATCCTCAGAAAGCCGTGGACCAGCCTCGACAG CTGTTCTGGGAGAAGAAGCTCAGCGGCCTGAATGCGTACGACATCGCCGAGGAGCTGGTGCGGACGATGGAGCTGCCCAAAGGACTGCAAg GCGTGGGTCCCGGCTGCACGGATAAAACGCTGCTGTCGGCAATAGCCAGCGCACTCCACACCAGCGCCGCCCCCATCACCGGGCAGCTGTCTGCCGCCGTGGAGAAGAACCCGGGGGTGTGGCTTAACACCGCCCAGCCGCTGTGCAAGGCCTTCATCGTGACTGATGAGGACATCAG GAAGCAGGAGGAGCTGGTGTACAGCGTGAGGAAAAGGCTGGAGGAGGCGCTCATGGCTGACATGCTGGCCCAGGTGGAGGAGGCCACCCAGGAAGGAGAGCCCCCGAAGGAGGAGGGCAACAGCAGCGAGGACATGGAGACCGTATAG
- the LOC101172482 gene encoding methyl-CpG-binding domain protein 3 isoform X7 gives MDKNEGEEQDEEQSPSGKKFRSKPQLARYLGNQMDLSSFDFRTGKMLMSKLNKNRQRLRYDNNNQNKGKPDLNTSLPVRQTASIFKQPVTKVTNHPSNKVKTDPQKAVDQPRQLFWEKKLSGLNAYDIAEELVRTMELPKGLQGVGPGCTDKTLLSAIASALHTSAAPITGQLSAAVEKNPGVWLNTAQPLCKAFIVTDEDIRKQEELVYSVRKRLEEALMADMLAQVEEATQEGEPPKEEGNSSEDMETV, from the exons ATGGATAAAAACGA AGGAGAAGAACAAGATGAGGAGCAAAG TCCATCTGGAAAGAAGTTTCGAAGTAAGCCTCAGCTGGCCCGTTACCTTGGTAACCAGATGGACCTCAGCTCCTTTGATTTCCGCACGGGGAAGATGCTGATGAGCAAGCTGAACAAAAACCGGCAGCGACTGCGATACGACAACAACAACCAGAACAAG GGCAAACCGGACCTCAACACCTCCCTCCCAGTCAGACAGACAGCCTCCATCTTCAAGCAGCCCGTTACCAAGGTTACCAACCACCCCAGCAACAAAGTGAAGACGGATCCTCAGAAAGCCGTGGACCAGCCTCGACAG CTGTTCTGGGAGAAGAAGCTCAGCGGCCTGAATGCGTACGACATCGCCGAGGAGCTGGTGCGGACGATGGAGCTGCCCAAAGGACTGCAAg GCGTGGGTCCCGGCTGCACGGATAAAACGCTGCTGTCGGCAATAGCCAGCGCACTCCACACCAGCGCCGCCCCCATCACCGGGCAGCTGTCTGCCGCCGTGGAGAAGAACCCGGGGGTGTGGCTTAACACCGCCCAGCCGCTGTGCAAGGCCTTCATCGTGACTGATGAGGACATCAG GAAGCAGGAGGAGCTGGTGTACAGCGTGAGGAAAAGGCTGGAGGAGGCGCTCATGGCTGACATGCTGGCCCAGGTGGAGGAGGCCACCCAGGAAGGAGAGCCCCCGAAGGAGGAGGGCAACAGCAGCGAGGACATGGAGACCGTATAG
- the LOC101172482 gene encoding methyl-CpG-binding domain protein 3 isoform X2, which produces MEKKRWDCSALPKGWKMEEVTRKSGLSAGKSDVYYFSRGEEQDEEQSPSGKKFRSKPQLARYLGNQMDLSSFDFRTGKMLMSKLNKNRQRLRYDNNNQNKGKPDLNTSLPVRQTASIFKQPVTKVTNHPSNKVKTDPQKAVDQPRQLFWEKKLSGLNAYDIAEELVRTMELPKGLQGVGPGCTDKTLLSAIASALHTSAAPITGQLSAAVEKNPGVWLNTAQPLCKAFIVTDEDIRKQEELVYSVRKRLEEALMADMLAQVEEATQEGEPPKEEGNSSEDMETV; this is translated from the exons ATGGAGAAGAAAAGGTGGGATTGCAGTGCTCTCCCAAAAGGCTGGAAAATGGAAGAAGTGACCAGAAAGTCGGGTTTGTCAGCCGGGAAAAGCGATGTCTATTACTTTAG CAGAGGAGAAGAACAAGATGAGGAGCAAAG TCCATCTGGAAAGAAGTTTCGAAGTAAGCCTCAGCTGGCCCGTTACCTTGGTAACCAGATGGACCTCAGCTCCTTTGATTTCCGCACGGGGAAGATGCTGATGAGCAAGCTGAACAAAAACCGGCAGCGACTGCGATACGACAACAACAACCAGAACAAG GGCAAACCGGACCTCAACACCTCCCTCCCAGTCAGACAGACAGCCTCCATCTTCAAGCAGCCCGTTACCAAGGTTACCAACCACCCCAGCAACAAAGTGAAGACGGATCCTCAGAAAGCCGTGGACCAGCCTCGACAG CTGTTCTGGGAGAAGAAGCTCAGCGGCCTGAATGCGTACGACATCGCCGAGGAGCTGGTGCGGACGATGGAGCTGCCCAAAGGACTGCAAg GCGTGGGTCCCGGCTGCACGGATAAAACGCTGCTGTCGGCAATAGCCAGCGCACTCCACACCAGCGCCGCCCCCATCACCGGGCAGCTGTCTGCCGCCGTGGAGAAGAACCCGGGGGTGTGGCTTAACACCGCCCAGCCGCTGTGCAAGGCCTTCATCGTGACTGATGAGGACATCAG GAAGCAGGAGGAGCTGGTGTACAGCGTGAGGAAAAGGCTGGAGGAGGCGCTCATGGCTGACATGCTGGCCCAGGTGGAGGAGGCCACCCAGGAAGGAGAGCCCCCGAAGGAGGAGGGCAACAGCAGCGAGGACATGGAGACCGTATAG
- the LOC101172482 gene encoding methyl-CpG-binding domain protein 3 isoform X1, which yields MEKKRWDCSALPKGWKMEEVTRKSGLSAGKSDVYYFSRGEEQDEEQRQDRGEAGRLYSLCPSGKKFRSKPQLARYLGNQMDLSSFDFRTGKMLMSKLNKNRQRLRYDNNNQNKGKPDLNTSLPVRQTASIFKQPVTKVTNHPSNKVKTDPQKAVDQPRQLFWEKKLSGLNAYDIAEELVRTMELPKGLQGVGPGCTDKTLLSAIASALHTSAAPITGQLSAAVEKNPGVWLNTAQPLCKAFIVTDEDIRKQEELVYSVRKRLEEALMADMLAQVEEATQEGEPPKEEGNSSEDMETV from the exons ATGGAGAAGAAAAGGTGGGATTGCAGTGCTCTCCCAAAAGGCTGGAAAATGGAAGAAGTGACCAGAAAGTCGGGTTTGTCAGCCGGGAAAAGCGATGTCTATTACTTTAG CAGAGGAGAAGAACAAGATGAGGAGCAAAGGCAAGACAGGGGGGAGGCGGGTCGTTTGTATAGTTTGTG TCCATCTGGAAAGAAGTTTCGAAGTAAGCCTCAGCTGGCCCGTTACCTTGGTAACCAGATGGACCTCAGCTCCTTTGATTTCCGCACGGGGAAGATGCTGATGAGCAAGCTGAACAAAAACCGGCAGCGACTGCGATACGACAACAACAACCAGAACAAG GGCAAACCGGACCTCAACACCTCCCTCCCAGTCAGACAGACAGCCTCCATCTTCAAGCAGCCCGTTACCAAGGTTACCAACCACCCCAGCAACAAAGTGAAGACGGATCCTCAGAAAGCCGTGGACCAGCCTCGACAG CTGTTCTGGGAGAAGAAGCTCAGCGGCCTGAATGCGTACGACATCGCCGAGGAGCTGGTGCGGACGATGGAGCTGCCCAAAGGACTGCAAg GCGTGGGTCCCGGCTGCACGGATAAAACGCTGCTGTCGGCAATAGCCAGCGCACTCCACACCAGCGCCGCCCCCATCACCGGGCAGCTGTCTGCCGCCGTGGAGAAGAACCCGGGGGTGTGGCTTAACACCGCCCAGCCGCTGTGCAAGGCCTTCATCGTGACTGATGAGGACATCAG GAAGCAGGAGGAGCTGGTGTACAGCGTGAGGAAAAGGCTGGAGGAGGCGCTCATGGCTGACATGCTGGCCCAGGTGGAGGAGGCCACCCAGGAAGGAGAGCCCCCGAAGGAGGAGGGCAACAGCAGCGAGGACATGGAGACCGTATAG
- the LOC101172482 gene encoding methyl-CpG-binding domain protein 3 isoform X3: MEKKRWDCSALPKGWKMEEVTRKSGLSAGKSDVYYFSPSGKKFRSKPQLARYLGNQMDLSSFDFRTGKMLMSKLNKNRQRLRYDNNNQNKGKPDLNTSLPVRQTASIFKQPVTKVTNHPSNKVKTDPQKAVDQPRQLFWEKKLSGLNAYDIAEELVRTMELPKGLQGVGPGCTDKTLLSAIASALHTSAAPITGQLSAAVEKNPGVWLNTAQPLCKAFIVTDEDIRKQEELVYSVRKRLEEALMADMLAQVEEATQEGEPPKEEGNSSEDMETV; the protein is encoded by the exons ATGGAGAAGAAAAGGTGGGATTGCAGTGCTCTCCCAAAAGGCTGGAAAATGGAAGAAGTGACCAGAAAGTCGGGTTTGTCAGCCGGGAAAAGCGATGTCTATTACTTTAG TCCATCTGGAAAGAAGTTTCGAAGTAAGCCTCAGCTGGCCCGTTACCTTGGTAACCAGATGGACCTCAGCTCCTTTGATTTCCGCACGGGGAAGATGCTGATGAGCAAGCTGAACAAAAACCGGCAGCGACTGCGATACGACAACAACAACCAGAACAAG GGCAAACCGGACCTCAACACCTCCCTCCCAGTCAGACAGACAGCCTCCATCTTCAAGCAGCCCGTTACCAAGGTTACCAACCACCCCAGCAACAAAGTGAAGACGGATCCTCAGAAAGCCGTGGACCAGCCTCGACAG CTGTTCTGGGAGAAGAAGCTCAGCGGCCTGAATGCGTACGACATCGCCGAGGAGCTGGTGCGGACGATGGAGCTGCCCAAAGGACTGCAAg GCGTGGGTCCCGGCTGCACGGATAAAACGCTGCTGTCGGCAATAGCCAGCGCACTCCACACCAGCGCCGCCCCCATCACCGGGCAGCTGTCTGCCGCCGTGGAGAAGAACCCGGGGGTGTGGCTTAACACCGCCCAGCCGCTGTGCAAGGCCTTCATCGTGACTGATGAGGACATCAG GAAGCAGGAGGAGCTGGTGTACAGCGTGAGGAAAAGGCTGGAGGAGGCGCTCATGGCTGACATGCTGGCCCAGGTGGAGGAGGCCACCCAGGAAGGAGAGCCCCCGAAGGAGGAGGGCAACAGCAGCGAGGACATGGAGACCGTATAG
- the LOC101172482 gene encoding methyl-CpG-binding domain protein 3 isoform X4, protein MDKNDRGEEQDEEQRQDRGEAGRLYSLCPSGKKFRSKPQLARYLGNQMDLSSFDFRTGKMLMSKLNKNRQRLRYDNNNQNKGKPDLNTSLPVRQTASIFKQPVTKVTNHPSNKVKTDPQKAVDQPRQLFWEKKLSGLNAYDIAEELVRTMELPKGLQGVGPGCTDKTLLSAIASALHTSAAPITGQLSAAVEKNPGVWLNTAQPLCKAFIVTDEDIRKQEELVYSVRKRLEEALMADMLAQVEEATQEGEPPKEEGNSSEDMETV, encoded by the exons ATGGATAAAAACGA CAGAGGAGAAGAACAAGATGAGGAGCAAAGGCAAGACAGGGGGGAGGCGGGTCGTTTGTATAGTTTGTG TCCATCTGGAAAGAAGTTTCGAAGTAAGCCTCAGCTGGCCCGTTACCTTGGTAACCAGATGGACCTCAGCTCCTTTGATTTCCGCACGGGGAAGATGCTGATGAGCAAGCTGAACAAAAACCGGCAGCGACTGCGATACGACAACAACAACCAGAACAAG GGCAAACCGGACCTCAACACCTCCCTCCCAGTCAGACAGACAGCCTCCATCTTCAAGCAGCCCGTTACCAAGGTTACCAACCACCCCAGCAACAAAGTGAAGACGGATCCTCAGAAAGCCGTGGACCAGCCTCGACAG CTGTTCTGGGAGAAGAAGCTCAGCGGCCTGAATGCGTACGACATCGCCGAGGAGCTGGTGCGGACGATGGAGCTGCCCAAAGGACTGCAAg GCGTGGGTCCCGGCTGCACGGATAAAACGCTGCTGTCGGCAATAGCCAGCGCACTCCACACCAGCGCCGCCCCCATCACCGGGCAGCTGTCTGCCGCCGTGGAGAAGAACCCGGGGGTGTGGCTTAACACCGCCCAGCCGCTGTGCAAGGCCTTCATCGTGACTGATGAGGACATCAG GAAGCAGGAGGAGCTGGTGTACAGCGTGAGGAAAAGGCTGGAGGAGGCGCTCATGGCTGACATGCTGGCCCAGGTGGAGGAGGCCACCCAGGAAGGAGAGCCCCCGAAGGAGGAGGGCAACAGCAGCGAGGACATGGAGACCGTATAG
- the LOC101172482 gene encoding methyl-CpG-binding domain protein 3 isoform X8 — protein MDKNDPSGKKFRSKPQLARYLGNQMDLSSFDFRTGKMLMSKLNKNRQRLRYDNNNQNKGKPDLNTSLPVRQTASIFKQPVTKVTNHPSNKVKTDPQKAVDQPRQLFWEKKLSGLNAYDIAEELVRTMELPKGLQGVGPGCTDKTLLSAIASALHTSAAPITGQLSAAVEKNPGVWLNTAQPLCKAFIVTDEDIRKQEELVYSVRKRLEEALMADMLAQVEEATQEGEPPKEEGNSSEDMETV, from the exons ATGGATAAAAACGA TCCATCTGGAAAGAAGTTTCGAAGTAAGCCTCAGCTGGCCCGTTACCTTGGTAACCAGATGGACCTCAGCTCCTTTGATTTCCGCACGGGGAAGATGCTGATGAGCAAGCTGAACAAAAACCGGCAGCGACTGCGATACGACAACAACAACCAGAACAAG GGCAAACCGGACCTCAACACCTCCCTCCCAGTCAGACAGACAGCCTCCATCTTCAAGCAGCCCGTTACCAAGGTTACCAACCACCCCAGCAACAAAGTGAAGACGGATCCTCAGAAAGCCGTGGACCAGCCTCGACAG CTGTTCTGGGAGAAGAAGCTCAGCGGCCTGAATGCGTACGACATCGCCGAGGAGCTGGTGCGGACGATGGAGCTGCCCAAAGGACTGCAAg GCGTGGGTCCCGGCTGCACGGATAAAACGCTGCTGTCGGCAATAGCCAGCGCACTCCACACCAGCGCCGCCCCCATCACCGGGCAGCTGTCTGCCGCCGTGGAGAAGAACCCGGGGGTGTGGCTTAACACCGCCCAGCCGCTGTGCAAGGCCTTCATCGTGACTGATGAGGACATCAG GAAGCAGGAGGAGCTGGTGTACAGCGTGAGGAAAAGGCTGGAGGAGGCGCTCATGGCTGACATGCTGGCCCAGGTGGAGGAGGCCACCCAGGAAGGAGAGCCCCCGAAGGAGGAGGGCAACAGCAGCGAGGACATGGAGACCGTATAG